The following proteins are co-located in the Ailuropoda melanoleuca isolate Jingjing chromosome 13, ASM200744v2, whole genome shotgun sequence genome:
- the LOC100476462 gene encoding beta-defensin 119 isoform X1, which yields MKFLFLFLVILLAMKPLVSAECWMDGKCRLVCKSDEDSVIRCANRKRCCVPSRFLTVRPMTVESMEPWTVPHTPKAVKHKTRPGSRGI from the exons ATgaagtttcttttcctcttccttgtcaTCCTTCTGGCCATGAAACCACTGGTCTCAG CAGAGTGTTGGATGGATGGAAAATGCCGGTTGGTGTGCAAAAGTGATGAAGACAGTGTCATACGCTGCGCAAATCGTAAACGGTGCTGTGTCCCTAGTCGTTTCTTAACAGTCCGGCCAATGACAGTCGAAAGCATGGAGCCCTGGACCGTTCCTCACACGCCCAAAGCAGTAAAACATAAGACCAGACCTGGCAGTAGGGGTATATAA
- the LOC100476462 gene encoding beta-defensin 119 isoform X2, which yields MKFLFLFLVILLAMKPLVSGRHHTLRCMGNTGICRSSCRKTEQPYLYCLNYQSCCLQSYMKISISVREEKNDWSQQNRWPKIS from the exons ATgaagtttcttttcctcttccttgtcaTCCTTCTGGCCATGAAACCACTGGTCTCAG GCAGACATCACACCCTTCGATGCATGGGAAACACGGGCATCTGCAGATCTTCTTGCAGAAAGACTGAACAGCCCTACCTCTACTGCCTAAATTATCAGTCATGCTGCCTCCAGTCCTACATGAAGATAAGTATTTCtgtcagagaggagaaaaatgactGGAGTCAACAGAACCGCTGGCCAAAAATATCTTGA